The following nucleotide sequence is from Corylus avellana chromosome ca7, CavTom2PMs-1.0.
TGCACTTTTGATGTTCTGCAGTAATTGAAAATGGTCTTTGGAAGCAGTTATGCTTGAGAATGTTTCCTCAGTTATCTAGAGTTGCTCGTGTTATTGAATTGAACAATGGCAGCGGTGAAGAGCCTATGGAAGTCGGATGTAGCTATCAAATGGAATGGGAATCTTTGGAAAGGGATGATAGGGTCTATGCTCTTTTAGCTCAATATTGTACATCATTTCTTGATGGGAATTGCGTTTCAGAAGCAATTAGTGCATCTAGCACTGATAATTATCCAGAGGAAAGCGTTGAAAATACTCTGCAACCAGCGGATATTGTTGAACGGAGGGCTTCGTACTGGTCGAGTAAAGGACAAAGAAATCCTGCGGTACCTGAGACACTAATATTCAAGTTGGCCAGTGAGTTGTGTGTTATTAGTGAGATCCATATACGCCCTTTCCAAGGTATAGTGTCAAAATTTCTGCAAACTATGTGCTCTTCCAGTTTGTTTCGACTGTTTACACATCTTTTGATGATGATATGATATCTTTACTTGTCCAGCTTACTTTCAATTTGGTTTACCTATATATTCGGCCAAATTTGTACGATTTCGAATGGGCCATCCCAGAAGCCTTGCGGATGTAGCGTGTGATCTCCCTGGTGACTCTTTGCCTGGTTCTGCTGATGACAAGTTCGTATGGACCTACTCTTCACAAGAATTTCCAATGCATCAGGTGTGTTCTAGGACTACTTTCTGTTTtctatatctttcttctttttttttttttttttttttccttccttttacATTTTATGTTAGGTGGTTTCTGGGGTGAGGGATTGTTAGGGATTAGAAGTGTCTATTTCTGATGACAACCATTAAGGAGCTGAAGTGTGATCTTTACTGGCGTTGCTCTGTTGACACTTAACTAAAAGTTCAATGTGCTATGCCGTCCAAATCTGCTTTCCTTTTGATTTTAGCATGAAAATATGTTTCTTTCTTCTGGTCTGCTTTCCATTCTGTCATAATAGTTTGTAAGCACTTTAATCagccctcctcccctctcttATTCTACTGAAAAAAGAGAGCAGACTAAGGATCAGGAAAGGGACAGAGGTCTTAACCCAACTAGGAAGTCCATTGCTGATCACCTTCCCTGAACCTGAAAGTAGCAGCCCATCTATCTGTCCTATGTGGAACACTGGTTATGCTTATATTTTATTGCAATGTATTTGGAAAGTTGAGAGTGGGTATGACTTGTCAATTATAAGCATAACTATAGATATAAACTATTTATCTCCATCCTCCTTCATCACATCAAGGATCTGAAGCGAATTCAAGAAGCTGCTGGATTTGACAATACCACTCAGGACAAGCTTCAACAATGAAGGGATTTGGAGTGAACCTGATGTCTGCACATATATGACATATCCCCCTCCACAAAAGCTTCGGATGAAAGGATTTAGAGTTTTCACATATATGACATGCTCCGGGCAGTTGATAGCAATATTTCCGTAGCTACTGGGGTATGCTAAGCAATGTAATGGTTCCATCAGTATTCTTGCTCTGTGAGACCTGATTAGAGCTTCCCGGAATCAATCACAACCTGTGAAACAGACATCAATACCAGCATCTGATACAGAAAATGGGGTTGGGGACAGCAATACTGTGAACTTAGGCATAATGACAGCTATATATGTTTCTGTGAATCTTCTATGTTCTTTAaagtttttgtttgtgtttgatttCGTGTGCTTGAAAGAACCCTAGTTAGTAAACTAGCATATGGATTAACTGATATATAACAAAAGACGTAATGGATTTGATGTACACCCTCTTGTGGTAAGGAATGGTGGATTTTACCATTGATCAGAAAATAGCATTGTTTTCAACCCATAAAAGCTGGCATTACAGATCCTTCCATGGTAATTGCCTCCTTTTATGAGAAGTGCACTCCCATTCTTATTGAGACATTATGAACCAAGTTTCAGTTTTAGGAAAGTGGACCGTTCTAGGATAATATAGAAGCAAGCTATTTATGATATATGAGATTACACTGGTAGACACATTTGAAATTTTAGCAGTTTTAATGATAGTTTGGATTAGTTACTTACTCTTTGCAATTTAAATCTTCACTATCTgaaatcttttctttctcttgatcTTATGCTTGTTTGGAAATAGCTGACTTCTTTAATGATTTCTTCGTGAAAAGGAATGTCAGTTGCAGACATTCAAGCTTCCAGAACCTGTTCTTTGTGTTGGTGGAATTTTGCAGATTGAGTTGCTGGGTAGAGTTCAGAGACAAGAAATGGATGGCCTATTCTATATATGGTTTGTTTCATACGTTCCTTTTTCCATGATTTATGTTTAATACTGATTTGTGGTTATACTGCGGAGGACATATTAGGCCCATGAAGTGCAAATTTTCTGATCAACAAGATCAGTACCATAAGGtcaatacacacacacaaaaatccTTCACTATGTATGAATTATAATCTATTATATGCACCACTATTTGTAGGcttaaataattttcaaaaggTGATGTGTATTGTCTCATACTACCGGTTCATGCATGGTCATTTTTGTGAATTGGTCAACACGTGGTAAAGGTCACCCCTGGAGAGAGAAGGATAAGGCATACCCAGataggattaaaaaaataaaagggggaGAGGATGGATAAGATCAGTATCTTGTCACCAGTTTGCTGCTTGGTTTGCCTCCACCACTTCGACATATATCGGTaaattttggaaatttgttTCTTCCACATGGGGATATTTTTATAGTAATAGCTCATGCTCTCGGAAGtctgattattttttttctctagtttTATCTTCACTTCCATGTTATAACACTTTCTTGATATTAGCCTAAGCTTTTGTGAGAATGACTAGGGACTAGCTTAACTGGCACATATCTAAGCTTCGATTCTGTTAGTTTCTGTGGAATATGAATTTGTGGAGAGAAGTATACCAATGGACTTTGTTGCAAGGGATTATAAGTATTGCAGTACTGGTATGCTATTATATACATAAGATGCATGGTTCTACATAATCAATGCTTGTGATCCAGCCTTTCTGCCCTCACAGCATCCTACAAAAGAAGGGCTTGCagggggcattttttttttctttccaaattaatattttgcatGACATTCTTCTTGTGCTGCAAATAAACAAAAGGCTGAAAGTTGTATATAGTTTCTAGTTTGATGCACTTTATTGCAAATTGCAGCATATCTCATGTTCAAGTTGTGGGGCGGTCCTTATCGCCAGCATTTGGTGTAGAAATTCTTGAACCATCTGGGAAGTTTGTCTTGAAGAATGACTTGAAGCACAAGTTTCATACCCACCCAAGCTTACCTAAGGAAGAGCCTGGCGAAATCTATGCTGATCACTTGCAGAGACGTCTCATGGATTTGGAGCGTATTGTGAATCTGTTGCAGGGAAATGTGGTAGAAGATCTTGATGAATATGAATTTGGTGAAGAGAACAACGAAGCCTTGGAAGCAGATCATCTCTGAGTTTGTCATATATTGTATCTACTTAATCGCAACCTCCAAAACAGGGGAGTGGGGGCTGTTGAATGAACAGAATTTCGCTAAGTTTCTTGTCTCTTAAGGCCTTTCCGTACGAAGGATTATGTCAGAAAATCCTTCTTTCTTCCAATGCTGTCTTTCTATCAAGAGTTGCATAGCCTTGAATATTGTTTCTTCTCCTGTACTATTGTAACCGCCTCTTTGCTGTTAGATGTTTTGTCAAGACATTACGTCTATATAAGGTGAGTGTGCATGCTGTGACAAACAGTCATCACTGTTCATCTCTGAATACATGTATTGTTCGTATCTGCTTTGTTGATGAGGGCTCCCCCCCTCCCCTTTTTTAATATACTTTGAagagtgcttttttttttttttcgtttgaaaatagaaaactaaaGGGAGAAAGAAATTTGTTGATTTAAGTGGATAGGACAACAGAAATTCACACGACACCTCACAACAATTAATATAAAGACTCCTAAATATACTACTCCTACCAGTTACATTGACTCCCATGAATCCATGATAGGGGTCCGGGGACCTTCAGGCGTCAACCTTAAAGTGCTTCGGTAATTTCTCAAGCAGCCTGAGTGCAAAGCTGACTTGCCGGACACCTC
It contains:
- the LOC132188841 gene encoding F-box protein At4g00755-like, producing the protein MEARMDFLDRLGSYLSSEILMYLDDPSDLFHVSRVSRAWRHLVIENGLWKQLCLRMFPQLSRVARVIELNNGSGEEPMEVGCSYQMEWESLERDDRVYALLAQYCTSFLDGNCVSEAISASSTDNYPEESVENTLQPADIVERRASYWSSKGQRNPAVPETLIFKLASELCVISEIHIRPFQAYFQFGLPIYSAKFVRFRMGHPRSLADVACDLPGDSLPGSADDKFVWTYSSQEFPMHQECQLQTFKLPEPVLCVGGILQIELLGRVQRQEMDGLFYICISHVQVVGRSLSPAFGVEILEPSGKFVLKNDLKHKFHTHPSLPKEEPGEIYADHLQRRLMDLERIVNLLQGNVVEDLDEYEFGEENNEALEADHL